Proteins from a single region of Apis mellifera strain DH4 linkage group LG7, Amel_HAv3.1, whole genome shotgun sequence:
- the LOC726762 gene encoding facilitated trehalose transporter Tret1, producing the protein MTTASINDNVAEIRKLNQYVGAFVASLGGFALGISLGWNSKASIVLRNYVDASATEIGLIGGILNGGICIGAILIPFIVGRISRTNILFWTMPVLILTWTLMISNRRQKVLLFLIGRLICGICGGVSCVLTPIYVAEIASKEIRGRLLAFFQLLVNCGVMYAFYVAHAIDEQRSVWRYSAICGLACLSIAPTKLLPESPLYYLSRNDEIGAEKSLRWYRGDTYDVQHEINETKRLVLAHSKKFSLRLLKNRRVLRSMVTCFGIILGQHLCGVNMMIFYALMLFETTGSGELTGSEQTLVVGAVQILVCLLAAFLVDVLGRRILLTVSSLFMGLFLILLGWFFSLRDSDPEYDDLYFWMSPTWITLIFAAFNLGLGPISWSLLGDTLPEELKTSVVSMAVAFGWLISMMGTLTFDEMIISLGSTKVMWLSAAICWLIALFCAIVVKDNTGKSLIEIQEEFRIESNAGLEET; encoded by the exons ATGACCACCGCATCGATTAACGACAACGTGGCCGAGATCCGAAAATTAAACCAATACGTCGGAGCCTTCGTAG CATCCCTCGGCGGTTTTGCGCTCGGCATCTCGCTAGGTTGGAATTCCAAGGCCAGCATAGTGCTGAGGAATTACGTCGATGCCTCCGCGACTGAAATCGGCCTGATCGGGGGCATTTTAAACGGTGGCATTTGCATAGGGGCGATCCTGATACCGTTCATTGTAGGACGAATATCCAGAACGAACATCTTGTTCTGGACGATGCCTGTTCTCATCCTCACGTGGACCTTGATGATCAGCAATCGTCGTCAGAAG gtATTGTTATTCCTGATTGGAAGATTGATCTGCGGCATCTGTGGCGGTGTATCTTGCGTTTTGACGCCAATTTACGTGGCTGAGATAGCGAGCAAAGAAATCCGTGGACGTTTGCTCGCCTTTTTCCAACTCCTAGTCAACTGTGGCGTGATGTACGCTTTCTATGTGGCTCATGCAATCGACGAACAAAGATCTGTATGGAg GTACAGCGCAATTTGTGGCCTCGCGTGTCTCTCGATCGCCCCGACAAAATTATTGCCCGAGAGCCCGCTCTACTATTTGTCGAGGAACGACGAGATCGGCGCAGAAAAATCCTTGAGATGGTATCGCGGCGACACTTACGATGTCCAGCACGAAatcaacgaaacgaaacgtctCGTTCTCGCTCATTCGAAAAAG TTCAGCCTACGATTGTTGAAAAATCGTCGAGTACTGCGGTCAATGGTGACGTGTTTCGGAATAATCTTGGGCCAACATTTGTGCGGCGTCAACATGATGATTTTCTACGCCCTGATGCTCTTCGAAACCACTGGTTCCGGTGAACTGACCGGAAGCGAACAGACGCTGGTTGTCGGCGCCGTTCAAATATTAGTATGTCTCTTGGCCGCGTTCCTGGTCGACGTGCTTGGACGTCGAATCCTCCTCACCGTCTCTTCCCTTTTCATGGGATTGTTCCTCATATTGCTAG GTTGGTTCTTCAGTTTACGCGACAGCGACCCCGAATACGACGACCTCTACTTCTGGATGTCGCCCACTTGGATCACTCTGATCTTCGCCGCGTTCAACCTAGGTCTTGGGCCAATTTCCTGGTCTTTGTTGGGGGACACGCTCCCGGAAGAGCTGAAGACGTCGGTCGTCTCGATGGCGGTCGCATTCGGATGGCTGATCTCGATGATGGGCACCCTGACGTTCGACGAGATGATCATTTCCCTGGGCAGCACTAAAGTTATGTGGCTGTCCGCGGCCATATGCTGGCTTATCGCCTTGTTCTGCGCAATCGTGGTCAAAGACAACACCGGGAAAAGTTTGATCGAGATACAAGAAGAATTTCGCATCGAGTCTAACGCGGGGTTAGAGGAGACCTGA